GGTGCGAGGGAGATAATCTTCATATACTGGTCGCGCAGCTCACGAGCTACGGGGCCGAATATACGAGTACCGCGCATTTCACCCTGGTTGTTAAGCAGCACCACGGCGTTGTCGTCGAAACGAATGTACGAACCGTTGGCACGTCTGATTTCCTTGGTCGTCCTTACGACGACTGCTTTCGACACGGCACCCTTCTTGACATCGCCCGAAGGAGTCGCGCTCTTGACAGCCACCACAATCTTATCGCCGATAGATGCGTAGCGGCGTTTGGTACCGCCCAGCACCCGGATGCAGAGAACTTCCTTTGCACCGCTGTTATCAGCTACTACGAGTCTACTTTCCTGCTGTATCATAATTACTTAGCTCTTTCAATAATTTGTACTAATCTCCAACGCTTCGTTTTGCTCAGCGGGCGGGTCTCCATGATACGGACGGTGTCGCCTTCCTTGCAGGTCTCGTCGAGTGACTCGGCGACGAACTTCGTCGTCTTGTTGACGAACTTGCCGTAGATCGGATGCTTCACCTTACGTGCTACTGCAACCACAATGGTTTTCTCCATCTTGTTGCTGACAACCACCCCAATACGCTCTTTTCTAAGATTTCTTTCCATAGCTATTCCTTATTAGGCGTTTTTTTGACGCAGGATTGTCAGCATACGAGCTATATCTCTGCGGTTTTTCTTAATGATAGAAGGGTTCTCGACGGGGGACACCGCGTGCTGCACCTTCAGCTTTGCAAGCTGAGCCTTCTCAGTCTCGATGCGCTCCTGCAGGTCTTTGATCGAAATATCCTTGATTTCTGCACTTTTCATCTTGTCGTCTCGTTAGATTGTGGTTTCGACGTAGTCACGCCTTACGATAAACTTGGTGGTAATGGGCAGTTTCTGGGCACCCAGGCGGAGCGCTTCCTGCGCCACTTCCAGGGGCACGCCCTCTGCCTCGAAGAGAATACGGCCGGGAGTAACGGGCGCCACGAACCCTTCGGGATTACCCTTACCCTTACCCATACGCACCTCGGCGGGCTTCTTCGTGATGGGTTTATCGGGGAAGATGCGGATCCAGAGCTGGCCTTCACGCTTCATGTAACGGGTGATGGCCTGACGCGCCGCCTCTATCTGACGACCTGTGATCCATGCGGATTCAAGTGCTTTGATTGCGAACGAACCGGTTGCAAGTTGGTTTCCTCTCTGAGCAATACCCTTCATGCGACCTTTCTGCATTCTCCTAAATTTGGTCTTTTTCGGCTGTAACATTGTTGTTTTGCTTTAAAAAGGTCCGACTTACTTATTATTGTTGTTGCGACGACGGTCACCGCCACGATCGCCGCGGTCACGCCGGTCTCCGCGACGGTCGCCGCGGCCACGACGGTCGCCGCGGTCGCCACGCTCACCGCGGTCGCCCGAGGGAGCCTGCGCCGATGCGCCTGCGATTTCGAACAGGTCGCGCTTGCCGTACACGATGCCCTGGCAGATCCAGACCTTCACACCCAGGATACCCACTTTGGTGAGCGCCTCGGTCAGGCAGAAATCCACGTCGGCACGGAACGTGTGCAGCGGAATACGACCCTCCTTTATAGTTTCGCTGCGGGCCATTTCGGCGCCGCCTACACGGCCGGAAACCTGGATCTTGATACCCTCGGCACCCATGCGCATGGTCGACGCTACGGCCGTCTTCACGGCGCGGCGGAACGATACGCGGCCCTCCAGCTGGCGGGCGATGTTCTGGCCGACGATCACGGCATCCACCTCGGGGCGCTTCACCTCGAAGATGTTGATCTGGATCTCCTTGCCGGTGAGCTTCTTCAACTCTTCCTTCAGTTTGTCGACCTCCTGGCCGCCCTTGCCGATGATGATACCCGGACGAGCGGTGGAAATGGTCACCGTAACCAGCTTCAGCGTACGCTCGATGATGATCTTCGAGATGCTTGCCTTGGCCAGACGGACATTCAGGTATTTGCGGATCTTGGCGTCCTCGACCAGCTTCTCGGAGAAGTCCTTGCCGCCGAACCAGTTGGAATCCCAACCGCGGATGATACCAAGACGATTTGCTATCGGATTAACTTTCTGTCCCATCTGATTACTTGTTTTCTACGGTTACCATTTTGTCAACTACGATCGTCACGTGGTTCGAACGCTTGCGGATTCGGT
This Alistipes onderdonkii DNA region includes the following protein-coding sequences:
- the rpmC gene encoding 50S ribosomal protein L29; translated protein: MKSAEIKDISIKDLQERIETEKAQLAKLKVQHAVSPVENPSIIKKNRRDIARMLTILRQKNA
- the rplP gene encoding 50S ribosomal protein L16; translated protein: MLQPKKTKFRRMQKGRMKGIAQRGNQLATGSFAIKALESAWITGRQIEAARQAITRYMKREGQLWIRIFPDKPITKKPAEVRMGKGKGNPEGFVAPVTPGRILFEAEGVPLEVAQEALRLGAQKLPITTKFIVRRDYVETTI
- the rpsQ gene encoding 30S ribosomal protein S17 codes for the protein MERNLRKERIGVVVSNKMEKTIVVAVARKVKHPIYGKFVNKTTKFVAESLDETCKEGDTVRIMETRPLSKTKRWRLVQIIERAK
- the rpsC gene encoding 30S ribosomal protein S3 yields the protein MGQKVNPIANRLGIIRGWDSNWFGGKDFSEKLVEDAKIRKYLNVRLAKASISKIIIERTLKLVTVTISTARPGIIIGKGGQEVDKLKEELKKLTGKEIQINIFEVKRPEVDAVIVGQNIARQLEGRVSFRRAVKTAVASTMRMGAEGIKIQVSGRVGGAEMARSETIKEGRIPLHTFRADVDFCLTEALTKVGILGVKVWICQGIVYGKRDLFEIAGASAQAPSGDRGERGDRGDRRGRGDRRGDRRDRGDRGGDRRRNNNNK
- the rplN gene encoding 50S ribosomal protein L14; translation: MIQQESRLVVADNSGAKEVLCIRVLGGTKRRYASIGDKIVVAVKSATPSGDVKKGAVSKAVVVRTTKEIRRANGSYIRFDDNAVVLLNNQGEMRGTRIFGPVARELRDQYMKIISLAPEVL